A window from Malania oleifera isolate guangnan ecotype guangnan chromosome 7, ASM2987363v1, whole genome shotgun sequence encodes these proteins:
- the LOC131159888 gene encoding uncharacterized protein LOC131159888 has translation MCDGWSGPTRKHIINFLVYCDRGTVFHKSVDASDVPSRTAEYYFRLMDEVVEEIGEENVVQVVTDNEAAMKAGGKLLMQKRPNLYWTACAAHCIDLILEDIGKKSNVKKVLEDARTITSFIYNHTWTVNFMKKFTNNRELLRPAITRFATNFIALETIVRHKQALREMFTSDAWKNSRFGMAKSGPAYDSKKIILGKEFWQKASDIIKVQEPLVKVLKLVDGDEKPTMGFIYEAIDRAKLAIQKDCRFYKDYWKIIDNR, from the exons atgtgtgatggttggtcaggaccaactagaaaacacattataaactttttagtttattgcgatagaggcaccgtgtttcataaatcagttgatgcctctgatgtgccaagcagaacagctgaatattatttcag attaatggatgaggtggttgaagaaattggagaggagaatgttgtccaagtagtgactgataatgaagctgcaatgaaggcaggaggaaaattattaatgcagaagaggcccaatctctattggacagcatgtgcagctcattgcatagaccttattcttgaagatattggtaagaaaagtaacgtgaagaaggtcttagaagatgcaagaacaataacctcatttatttacaaccacacatggacagtgaatttcatgaagaaattcacaaataatagagagttacttcgccctgccatcactcgatttgccacaaatttcattgctttggagactattgtcaggcataaacaagcactaagggaaatgtttacatctgatgcttggaaaaactcaaggtttggaatggcaaaatcaggcccagcatatgattcgaagaaaattatcttaggcaaagagttttggcaaaaggcctctgatataattaaagtgcaagaacccttggtgaaagttcttaaattggttgatggtgatgaaaaaccaaccatgggcttcatatacgaggcaattgatagggcgaagttggccattcaaaaagattgccggttttacaaagactattggaaaattattgacaacaggtag